Genomic window (Nicotiana sylvestris chromosome 7, ASM39365v2, whole genome shotgun sequence):
gtgggtatcGGAGCTGTCTTAGTATTAGAAATCGACCAACACTATCTGGTATCCCCAAAACCCATATTTCCATGCACAAATAATATAGTAGAATATGAGGCTTGTATCTCGGGGCTCCggttggccattgacatgaatgttcacAAATTTATGGTGATTTGAGATTCTGATCTTTTAGTGCATCAGTTTCTAGGAGAATGGGCTATAAAGAACACCAAAATATTGTTATATTTGCACTGTGTGCAAAAGCTGATcaagaggtttacaaagatacAATTCAAACATGTTCTGAGGGTTCAAAATGAGTTTGCAGGTGCATTGTCCACGTTATCTTCCATGATACAAtacccagacaagaatttcatcgatcccatcccAATAGGAATTCATAAGCAGCCAgtttattgtgctcatgttgaagaagaaagtgaTGGAAACCCATGGtcccacgacatcaaggaatacttggaaaATGAAGAGTATCCAGAACACGTAACTCATATTCAGAAGCGCACACTCTGAAGGTTAGCCAACCATTTATTTCAAAGTGGAGGAATTATGTACAGAAGGACTCTAGACCTAGGATTATTACAGTGTGACGACGCCAAAGAAGCATCCAGATTGCTCTAGGAAATACATGTCGGAACCTGCAGACCGCACATGAATGGCTTATCTTATCCAAGAAAATACTAAGAGTAGGATATTTCTAGATGGCTATGGAAATAGACTGCATCAAGTATGTTCAAAAGTGTCACCAATGCCAGATACATGCTGATTTAATACGAGTACCACCtaatgaactcaatgcaacaagtgcaccctAGCCTTTCTccgcttggggtatggatgtcatcggtccaatCGAACCCGCTGCTTtaaatgggcataggttcattctggtggtcGTAgattatttcacaaaatgggtcgaggTCGCATCTTACAAACCTGTAACTAAGAAGGTCATCACAGATTTTGCTCGAGATCGCATTGTTTATCAGTTCGGAGTgccagagtcaatcatcaccgacaatgtcaccaatctcaacagtgatttaatgaaggccatgtgtgaaacttttaagatcaagcataagaattccacagcaTACAAGCCGCAAATGAATGAAGCTATAGAAGCcaccaacaaaaatatcaagaagatactaaggaagatggtagataattacaaacaatggcatgagaagatGCCATTTGCTTTACTCGGGTATCGTACcacggttcgcacatcaactggggcaactccctacctACTAGTTTATGGAACCGAAGTCGTTATTCCTgtcgaagtagaaatcccttctctaAGAATTATACAAGAAGTTGAGCTCAGTGATACAGAATGGGTACAGAGTTGCTATGAACAAGTGGATCTCattgatggaaagagaatgaatgtggTATGTCACAGTCAACTCTACCATAACAGACTGgcaagagctttcaacaaaaaggtcagTTCGCACCGGGGCAGTTGGTACTAAAGCAAATCTTCTcacatcaggttgaagccaaagggaagttttcacccaactggcaaggtccttacatggttcatcgAGTAttaataggaggagcactcatgcttgcagaaatggatggagagatTTGGCCAAAACCTATTAGCTCAGACGCAATCAAGAGATACAATGTTTAGGATTGTTCACATTTTTTCACTTGAtataactgaactacgcttgacctaattcttgtttaagaggggataagTAGGCAGCTCTGTGGGTTcagtcacatcttaataaaatcttcattttccccAGGATCAGAAATTAGGGCAAGATCGCAAGTTTAGCCAACTTCGTCATATGCGGAACAACCAAAAGTATTGTCAGACGTATGCATTTAAACTGGACTCTCAAAATTCTAAGGCAAGGAggtcgcaatgtctctaaaatatGTCACGGTCACCGGTTCATCTAAATTATTTGATATCGCATACTACTACAATTCAAATAACTATATTTTTTGCATATAAATTATTAAATgcatgcatatttttcgaaaGCTTTGTTTTTATGACAGTCAGATGTTGCCCAGGGTAACTAAAACAGGATCTCAATAAAGGAGCAAAGACAGAGCAAGAATATGAAAGCACAAACCGACCTTACCCccacaaaactcatgatttttctttgaatgcaggcacgaTAAGATAACGATATTCGTAGATGCATCAAGTCACTACCTTCATGACGACAAATTGCCAAACGCAAACATATCAAGATAAGAAATACCTTACTCTCTCACAACtattctttgtttttcttgcatgagactaagccttgtctccattttttgcatgaggctaagtatTGCCTCCGTAATTGCAttaggctaagcactgcctttccttacatgagactaagccttgtctccatttattgcatgaggctaagcattgcctccgtaattacataaggctaagcattgtctttccttgcatgagaccaAACACTGTCTCCATTTCCTGCATGATGCTAAGCATTTCCTccgtaattgcataaggctaagcattgcctttccttgcatgagaccaAGCACTGTCTCCATTTCCTACATGAGGTTAAGCATTGCCTccccaattgcataaggctaagcactgcctttcctgCACGAAACTAAGCATTGTTCCcctttttgcataaggctaagcattgcattTTCCTTGCATACGACTAAATACTATCATCACTACACTACTTAAAACCTTGCATTATCCCTTTGTTCACCTAGGGCTAAGCACTGCCCTCATCATatacaagactaagctttgtcttgtctcgTCCTCGCATACGACCAAGCATCCTATCTTTGCATTTcataggctgaaatatcgccattttgtccaaaggtgtcatagtccgaaggcatcatccttatAGCCTGGAGACACCAGGCCATGGCTTGAGGATTTCTCaaattgcacatcattattcagaGGCGTCATCATCCGTAAGCACCATCCTCATGGCCTGaggacaccatttcatggcctgtgaatccttgtcatacacttcatggcccaggacgtcatggtctaaggatatCACCATCACCGTCCAAAAGCAACCTTCaaggtccaaagggaatttgcatcatgttttaaATTTGTGCaataacccatatatatatatattcgcatgCACCATGTTTAAAGTTTTGCTGGTAATCCAGGAGATAACCATTCTACAAACAGGAGCAATCTTCGCTCCGGTTTCAATTCACAACGTTCACATCCTTTAATTGTTTCAAATGTAGCCGACCACCAGTAATTACCCAGTTTTATTCTATGACCGTTCAGATATTTGCTTTGTGATACATCCGTAACATTTCAGATTCACATGCATGACTCCGCATAAATTAATCTAATACTATCCTACCCAAAAGAACCCTCTCTGAAACATGCGAACATTCTTATAATAACTCTATCGGTTTCGTTCACCGTTGGATCCAAAACTACACACGACCTGATTTCCGTaacaccagggatatgtaggcaactcaggaaTCAGGGTTCGGCCTCCATTTTTTCAAATTACATCATTCCTCACTCAATTCggccaaaattggtcatcattttctttacccgacaactctttcatcattccggtaaagaggggcagctgttaatacccaattttgccctcgtattttctcaaaaaatatatatacttttaaaatatcatttttgcatcattatttagtttacaaATCTATACAagcatttctataatttttttataatttttagagctttaaaattgattttcctgtatttaaattacttgaatattTATTAATTACTCCTTTCAATTATTTTGTGATAACTTAATtacctaaaattattattttgcatCTATAATATATGTTtaaaatattttactttattctaTATAATtatattagtatttttaagctatttGCACAatcttgcaataatagcctatagtTTACAATTTTATTGCATTTGTCATTTTATTCAAGGTCAAaataatatattatatttttataatcTCCTACTATTTTTTTAAAGTATTAATTtgcataaataattttttttataacttatttaactattttattaaattatttcccCCTTAATTTCCTATTTTAAAATTTGGCCCAAAATTGGGATTAATTTCGGACCAAACAAGCCCCAAATCCTTGGCCTAACCCCTAAGCTCAATCCAAACGACCCTTTAATCCCTAATCCAGTCCAAAACCCGGCCCAGCTCTTCTCAAATCCCagtcgttgatcaaaattgatcaacggctcACAACACTCCCTCACTTTCCTTATATCACCAATACCCCAAACTCTAGAGACAAATCCCACTACCCGCCACCTCTAAACTCTCTCTGTCTCACCTCTCTCTGAAGAACCCTAATCGCCGCCCTTCACCAATCCCTCTTCTAATCTCGTTAGCAATGGGATTCACCTATTATTTACTTACCATATTCATGTTCCTTCTCCACTGATTGCCTCTTTATGGTATTAAATAGTACTTGCTCTATTTTTGGCAACTACAAATCTTCGAATCAAAGGGAATCAGTTTGATCGTTGGGATTCAAACAATATTTCGTCTAGATACATTTATATCAAGGCTATATGGGTCCGATTAGCCAAGATCTCCAGCCAATTTTATGATTTCTGTCAACTAGGttttacctaatttttccctaatCCGACTTTTTATTGATTCTGCATGTTATTATTTCCTTATTATGTTGATTTTACAGTATTTCTTTGATTTGTTTGCTTGATTTCTACTACTATATAAATCCCTTCCCATTTCCCTTTGAGACAAACCTTTAATCACTAGATTCACTAAAAATTGAAGCTATTACTCTATTGTTCTTTGATTCTCTTGTTCTATCCTTTGATTATTGGTCGACTGAAATCCAAGGCCACCAGAATTTGATTTTCCAGCCTTTCTTGGtgcgagcactgcccggggttcaTCTAAAGCCCTTGAGAACTCTAACGTACTAAGATTTTGGGTTCTTGCTCTTTATTAATATTCAAAGTACTATGGAATTTGTTCCTTCTTGTTGTCTGTTCAACTAGTAAGTAACTTGGCTTTGATTGTGTTTCTGGGCTATCTCTGCATATAACTTTGCTAGCATTGAACTCGTCTTATGATCTGAACCTCTTTCGTATTTGAATTTTACCTAAAATTTCCAGTTTTGATATATGTTATTTGAATATGCTTCACTTGAATAATTTAGAACCTCTTAAGTTCATTTAGCCTAATGTGTTGGTACCTGAATGTCTACATTTAATGTTTGACATGAGCTTGCTTCTCTACTCTGTTCTGGATTCCTCTAATGACTGACTCACATCTATAATATGTTTTAATCTATGTTAAGACCTTAACTATTACCTATGACTTACTCCCTTGCTATTGTGTCATTCAGCATGCCTTTGGTTTGCTTGATTCTGTATCCTTAGTGATTATTTGGGACCTTTAGAGTGGCTATCTTAGTCTGTGTTTCCTTACAATGTTTGGAACTGTTTATCTTTGTGATAAACTGGTATGTCTGCTTTCTAGTGTTGTGATGGATATTCAGCATAATTTGGACCCTTAGGATTTAAACCCTTTAAGTTAGTGCTCTACTTAGACTCGTTTGATATTATTCACCTTTGTATTCCAATCTTGTAATCTCAGAAAAGCTTATTTCTCCTCTAACTCTCTTAATGTGTTTTCTACCAATATGTTCCTTCATGCTACGTGTTAAATCTGTAATAGCAACCTGCCTCTAAATCGTGTTGACCCTCTTAAACTAGCATGTTCTGTGTTTTAGACAACTTTGTTATGTCTGCTTTCTAAAATACAAGTGCATATCTTCAAATTCTGACCCTTAATCATTATCCTCTCTCTCTCATTTGTTATCTACACTATTCTGAATCTATCACTCTTggtcggctaaaagccaaggccaccAAGACTTTTACTATTAACCTCCCTATTGTGAGCAGTGCTCCGGGTCCatttgagacccttgtgaactctgacacactaggatttGGGGTTATTGACCACTCTATTTACTACTAAGACTTGAGCTATCTCTGACACTCCATTTTCTCCTCATTCTATCTACTGAATCTACAAACTAGGTTGTTTAAGTGATTTTTGTGTAATTTAATGTTTGGGCAACATGGTCAATCTGTGGCTGTTTGGTTTGGCTTGAGTTCCTCTATGATTTATGGGTTGTGCTGATAAATATAATCCCTTGTTGGGATCTGGgtatgttgtttgtgaagaaagagTTTGTTGAAGGCCCATGCAATACTGGGTATCTCCTTTTGGGTTTACTGTAGGCCTATTATTATCTTTCGTGTAATATTTGTATTTATATTTatcatttggtttgtaataaaCAATTGGGGTGTTAGTGAAATCGTGAAAATGGGCATACTTTAATGTTTGcatgcaagggtagaaaacatgcctatagggttcgtATGGTCTACTTGTTATTTTATCCAATCTGCCATATATGCTATTCAATTTTCATGTATACTGGTAGAAATCATGCCATTAGGAGAATCACACACTCACACAACTTGTCTACTATCAAAGCATAAGTGCTTTATTTATTCCTATGTCTACTGCTATGTGTTACTAGATAGCATGCTTATAGGAAACAAATTTTAATAACCATTCTTTCAAGTTGCATAACGCAACATAttcattagataccatgcctatatgattaTACTAGCTTATGTTCTACTGATCTTtgtctagaaatcatgcctataggactttaattggttaaTTTGCTATCGTTATCATACTGCTCACCTAGAAAACATGTATATTGGGGCTAAGTATAAAAAAAATCAGTTTGAATCGTCGAtcgttagaaatcctgcctatagggtattACCACGCGTTT
Coding sequences:
- the LOC138873313 gene encoding uncharacterized protein is translated as MNMYFPDKEVSFVGEDITEAYNGWRMFFDGTANFKGVGIGAVLVLEIDQHYLFLGEWAIKNTKILLYLHCVQKLIKRFTKIQFKHVLRVQNEFAGALSTLSSMIQYPDKNFIDPIPIGIHKQPVYCAHVEEESDGNPWSHDIKEYLENEEYPEHVTHIQKRTL